aacatttcaaggatgatcaatggaaacaggctgcacctgagctcaatttcaagtctcatagcaaagcttctgaataattatgtatataaggtatctgttttttattcataatacatttgcaaacattcagaaaaacctgttttcgctttgtcattatggggtattgtgtgtagattgatcaggataattattatttaaataaggctgcaatgtaacaaaatgtggaaagagtagagaggtctgaatactttccgaatgcattgtaggCCTGCTCATCGTCAGCTTATATTCAGTGACAGTCATTCTATTTGAAAGTTATTTTTCAGAAAGACAAGAATGTCCACATTCTCTGCTAAGAGGGCAGCTCCGTTAGCTGGAAGTGTTTCCCCTAGTATTTCTTCTAGTAGAGGGAGAGTAGGAGATTGGAGACCATAGATCTTATTTACAGCTACAAAAAGTGCAGTGTAGGTACTAGGTAGCTAGAACAaggttctatttttatttttttaatcagagCATAGAACAATGTCAGTGTAACCGTAGATACAAATGTAGTGAAAGACAGAACAGAAAATGTAACTTGTATTGTGCATCAATAAAAAGCATGACTATATACACCACATGCACATGAACACTGAGCTACACAACTATTTAGACACACTAACAACCTACGAGAGAACAAAACCCCAAAAACAGTAACAGAACAGAGAGGAGttgcacgagagagagagggctcaTATACAGAATATAtctcagaataggagtgctgatctaggatcaggtcccccctgtccatataatcttgttcactatgatctaaaaggccaagctgatcttagatcagcactaCCTACtattctgagatgctttatgaatacatgCTGATAGAGATTGTAGGAACAGTGACTGGAATGCTGGCCAGGGCTATGTATACAGTCATGAGAATCTTGTGGAGAATtctatattttttccccctctttccCAATCACAACACTGTCCATTCCATTAGTCCTGTTGTTGTAGTTGTGACTGCTGGAAGTAGTCACAGAACAATTTTCTGACCTCCTCACCCTGGAGGTGGTCTGAAGTTCCAGGGGGAGAGGGGGCGCGGGCCGTAGTGTGACCAGGCTGGGGGTTCTCACCCTTGGTTACCTCACCATGCCATTCCCCCTGGAACAAATCTCCATGGGCCTCACACACGTTATGCAGGATGCAGCAGGCCAGGATCATGGTGGGTACCACGTCTAGGCTGCAGTCGTTCCTCTTGCTCAGACATTGCCAGCGCGCCCGCAGGCGAAGAAGCGCCGTTGCCGCCCCACGCCTTGCCCGCACAAATCGCTACAGCAGGAGACAAAGTAACCAGGTTAAACGTTGATAAacttctttttttattttgtattattatttactgcagCAAAACTCTGGGTCTACTACAGTCTAATGTGTAAATTTAGCTCACAACTGTGTAAAACGTCTGAAATGTTCACTGAAATTGGGATTTTTTAAAACACGTTACTACTTTGAGTTTAATCCATGAGTGATTCTGTTTTGCGTTGTTGAAAATAAAACCTGCCTGGTTGAAGGCCCTCCGGGCCTCCGCGagccctccttcctcctcctccacatcatcctcctccttcttcttggAATAGGCCTTCATCAGCCAGGGCTGGAGGGGGTACCCTGGCTCCCCCAACAACACATATCTGGACAAGATAATGTGCTCTCAGTCAATTTAGCTGGTAGGACACAGGTCACCAGAGGGATAACAATAATAATTGTAGCACTGGACTACTACTTTGGTCATACTTATACAAGTAACAATGATAGCACTATCTAAAAagggaaataataataatatcaatgATACCTCAGGGGCTTTCCCATGAAGCTCGGGGGTGGGTCAGGTGACAGCACGCCCTCAGAGGCCGACGCCCAAAGTGCTGAGTTCTGCAAGATGGCTGTCGGCTCAGTGCTGCCAGGGAAACCAGCACAGACGTCCCAGAACTGACCCAGCCCATTCACAGCCACCTAACAGACAGATAGGAGTGTTACTACCTCACAGACAGGCAGATGAATGTTACtatctcacagacagacaggcagtcatACACAACCATATACTGTAAAACTTAAATTAAATGCAGAGTCTCAAATAGCCACCTGTCCCTTTCAATAGCCGGGCATCGACACACATTTCAGCAAATGTGTGTCTAAATGAATTGTTATCGGCACAcgctctccatggtgctgaaacgcAAAATCGGGGGTTTATGATAGGCAGTCTAGTCTTTGCAAGTCTGATCTGCGAAGGATGTTATTCTAATGTTTATCTTGGTCATACTGGTCAAAATAAACAACGTCTTTTCAACATTTTATTGAGCAAAAATAGACGCTtggctcaaatagaagcctgtctctaataAAAGCTGGCTGTGTTCAGCGATTGAAGCAAATAAAAGCCAGGGCTATTTATTGCAGCAGAGGTCCTGTCCTACCTGGGAGACCACAGAGAGCCACCCGTCTGGGTTGGCGTAGTTGGCCACGTTAGCGGACGGCGTGAGGATGGCAGTGTGGAGGGTTGCCACGGCACCCACGCAATGAGGGAAGCCCCAGCGAGATAGGAAGTGATGTGCAGAGTCTTCCACTTCCTGTACGCTGGGCGAGCATAGGTAGACGGGCCGGAGTAGTGTGACGATGGCGTGACACACGTCCCTCACACACTTACACACCGTGGAGCTGCCCACGCCAAACAGCCCACTGATGGTGCGGTACTCAATGTTGGACGCCAGCCGCCACAGGGCAACCGCCACACGCTTCTCCAGCGGAAGCGCCCTGCGGAAGTGGGTGTCCTGGCGAGCCAGGCGAGGTTTCAGCTTGCCACAAAGGAAGAAGAAGGTCTCCCGGCTCATGCGGAACTTCTCCAGCCAATCAGAGGGCTGGAACTCAGTCATCACTACCCGCTCCCACCAATCAGTGCACTCCGTGCTGGTCCAGGGTCGGGTACGGATGTCACAG
The window above is part of the Salvelinus namaycush isolate Seneca chromosome 7, SaNama_1.0, whole genome shotgun sequence genome. Proteins encoded here:
- the LOC120051353 gene encoding protein ANTAGONIST OF LIKE HETEROCHROMATIN PROTEIN 1; this encodes MADEDKLQPLMFLMTYMLMKRRRDINNADTQRLNEVKRRIRHRQYFFQRQRRMLMMLTARDLRCSCDIRTRPWTSTECTDWWERVVMTEFQPSDWLEKFRMSRETFFFLCGKLKPRLARQDTHFRRALPLEKRVAVALWRLASNIEYRTISGLFGVGSSTVCKCVRDVCHAIVTLLRPVYLCSPSVQEVEDSAHHFLSRWGFPHCVGAVATLHTAILTPSANVANYANPDGWLSVVSQVAVNGLGQFWDVCAGFPGSTEPTAILQNSALWASASEGVLSPDPPPSFMGKPLRYVLLGEPGYPLQPWLMKAYSKKKEEDDVEEEEGGLAEARRAFNQRFVRARRGAATALLRLRARWQCLSKRNDCSLDVVPTMILACCILHNVCEAHGDLFQGEWHGEVTKGENPQPGHTTARAPSPPGTSDHLQGEEVRKLFCDYFQQSQLQQQD